DNA from Rhinatrema bivittatum chromosome 16, aRhiBiv1.1, whole genome shotgun sequence:
ACCCCTCTTAGGCCCTCTAACTGCTCATGATATTTCTTCTGCCCGATCCTCCTCCACCGCCCTTACTATTGCAGTCCGTCTGGCCCAAGCAGGGGTAAATTCGGTGGCACCTTTGCTGCCACacaacctctgctggtagggccGCTCGAGGCATCCACCAAGGAAGCATTTCCCCATCGTTTCCTCTGGCGCCTTCCTCCCTGCAGCGTCAGATCAGGACCTTGGGTCCCTGAACTTCCTTTTGCCTTCACCTTCCTGTATTTTCCCTTGAAGCCTGCCCGAGATTTGAATGTTTCTGCCACGTCCCCTTTTCCTCCAGCAAGTTCAGTTTCAGCCCTGGAGCTTCTCTTTGCAGGGTTTGCGCGTTGCAGGCCTTGTAGCATTTGGGTAGCCCTCCTCTGAGCCACTTCCACCTCACGGGGTCTTTACAAGGCTAAATGCAGCATTCAAGGTGGGGGCTCTCACTGGTGACCTAGGCAAGGGTAATGCCTCTGCTATTGTaaccgagcgcactgttagcgtTTCCTGTTGCTTTATTCCATGGACCAGCTACCCTGAGGGGAttacgcctagatctttcttgttTGACAAGTTTCCAGTTTCTAAACTGAGATGCAGCTAATGGAGTTTTGCATCCTCAAGGCAGCACTGAAGCTCATAATCCAAATCCTTGACCATTCTTCCTGTTGTTTCTCCCACCCGGctgcagattttcaaaacaggtTGGTTCGGTTCAGGTCTGGCCTTTTCCCTGCCTCTTGATTGTAGGTGCCCAATTTCACCGTGGAAAAGTTACCAGTTAGTTTAGGCTGGAAGCAAGCCCAGCGGCTGGATCCGCTGTAAAGGTGCTACACAGATCGTTAACGACGACCGGTCGCACAGAGTTGACTCATTTTTTTTATGCTAAGTTTTTTTTCCCATCACTTCTATTCCTTTGAGACTTTTTGAATGGAAAACAAAGTGATGCTGACACGTtcatcattgttttgttttttttaataaaaccttAAGCCTCATTTAATTACACACCTCTACTGCAGACTGTGTTTTTAATATGCAGGAAGTGCCTTGAAGTGAGTTTACAGTGGGTTGCAAGCAGATGAAATAAACTTAACCGCATTCGTTTTCCCATGGGTCTGGATATGATAGCTGCTCAGTGACCCAGTTCCTAGAAGGAATCGGAGGGCCAATTCTGACATCCAcagccctctccccatcccccccccccccagtgcattCTGGTACCCGTAGTGGCTGATTTTGAAATGGAAGAGGTGGGAACTACACATCCCACAATGCACTGGGTGAAGTTTCATTTAGAAGCAGAATCACTTGGGGTTCTGTACACCGCATTTAAAAATAACTTCTGCAAGTAGCACTGGTTGGACTACAGTGCAATGCAACCCCCTTGTCTTTCACTCGTTGGCTACAAAtggagcaaacgcccagggctcCAGGTCGTAAAGGAACAGGCCAGCCAACCCTAGATTTCCTTTCCAATTCTCGTTTTCAAGCCCTTCCTGCTCAGGAAATTTCCCAGGCCCAGCTGCTCCCTCTCAAGAACCTGAGGCCAGGTGCCCAAACCTTGGCCATGAACAGCAAGCAGGAATTTGGAAACCTAAACGGGAAGGGAAGGGCATGGCAAATAAAAcataggatgtcataatgcctctgtatcgctccatggtgagaccgcatctcgaatcctgtgtgcaattctggttgccgcatctcaaaaaaagatatggttgcactggagaaagtgcagagaagggtgaccagaatgataaggggcatggaacagctgccctatgaggtaaggctaaggaagttagggctgttcagcttggagaagagatgacagaggggggaatatgatagaggtctacaaaatcatgaaaggacttgaaaaagttaattactttctcagataatagaaggaccgggggcactccatgaagttaacaagtagctcatttaaaacaaatcgaagaaaattctttttcactcagtgcatagttaagctctggaattcattgccagaggatgtggctacagcagttagtgtaactgggtttaaaaaaggtttggataagttcctagaggataaatccataaactgctgttaataagcaatagtagcttgagctctatttaatgtttgggtacttgcaaggttcttgtgacttggattggccactgttggaaacgggatactgggcttgatggactcttggtctgacccagtgtggcatatcttatgtaccCTTTAACTGGACTAACGTAATACCAACTAAACGTTCTTGGTTGACCCTTATTTCCAGGTATCTAGGTTTCACTCAGCTGTTAGGAAACATGCCCACGTTTCAAGCTGGTTACCATCTCATCATAATCAATGGGGTACAGTTCAAAGCAGACTTCAGCACATCAGCAGAAGATTATAAGCATGCCAAGAAGAGTGCTACTCCTTGTAAACCAAAActgtgttcaaacaaatggtgcaTCTTTCTGTTCAGTAGATAGGAAGTATTCCAGTATTGTGAGCACCATAATTAGAAAATGAAAAAGCATTTTTGCAATTACCCATTTCCcttaattgatttattttaaaatatgtatagcCCGCTTCTCCATCCCTACCTGTTCTGTTAGAGAAGGGCTTGGCTTAACTGCACCCCACTGCTTGTTTTTACTGCTCAGGATTTCTGGGGAAATTATACAACATGGGATTCTAAGAGCGCTAATCAATTTGAGTTGAGTGGTTAACTTGTCTGACACTTAATTAGAAAAGACAGCGCACAGCAGTTTAAAAGAATTGCAATACGCAGAGCGCACAAGCTTAATTAGGTCAAACACTTGGTTTCCAACTGGGTCCAGGGTAAGATGGGGACATGCCCAACATCACTCCGCCTGGgcagcagagctgggattagaactagAGCACAGGGACATAAACAGGCTGGGCCGAGTCAACAATGGGGTCTTTCAACTCACATCCTATGACTTGCCCTCAATTAAGCtgtggattttgttgccagaggatgtggccagttaaatatggggggaggggaggctgaaaaaaaaaaggtttggactaacttctggaggccaggtcccttAGCAATTATTAGCCAGCCACCTCTTACTTCAGGAAGTCGGCAACAGGGAAGGGGGATCTTCCCATGAAGATCTGCAGAGACTGCCAAAAAAACCTGAACCGGCTGTCGGAGGCAGAATGTTGGGTTAATGGACCACAGCCCGGGGCCCTGGCCACAAGGCCTTGCTTTTCACAGCGCAGAAAGCCTCCCATTTCTCTCTGAAATAACGCATGCTGTCATTTTTCGGGAGATCTGCTAAGCTGGCTGCAGGACAGGCAGTCTCTCACCTCCTGGCCCAGCTGAGTTCCCAACGCAACATGAGGGCTTTGAGATACTTTGAAAAAGCTGATGAGAGGCGTGTTAGACCCGGTCATATTTTTTCCCCGATCAATCCAGACACTGTACATTTTCTGGGGGTCTCATGCTTTGGGATGTAGTGCCTCCTGGTGTCCTCGAGCACTATGAATTATCGCTTACTGGTGGGCTTCCGAACAGAACTCCAAAAATGTAGCTGATTCAGCAACCGGACCTCACACCAAGGCCATTTACTAATCATGCACATTCCCGCACCCCCGTGtgtacaaaagaaaaacaacaagaaGAGGTTACCTAACTCAGTTTCAGTCCAGCTGCCGCCTGATCCAGTTGTAAAGAACTAATGCCCTTCAGTCACAGAAGCTGTGGGGGTCTCCCCCTGTCAAGTCCATCTTTGGCCACTGTATCTCTGACTATGGTCTTTCCCTAGCATGACGGCCAAGAAGCCATCTACCAATGAAAATGCCTAAAGCTGGGCAGCCCGTAACCAATCCATTTCATACTTTGCCCTCCGACTCAGAAATAAACTGCTGTTACAGCCTGCCATCACTAAACTCGGCCTGCAGGCCGAGAGGCTTAAAAGCTCACCCGGGCAGACAGACCCACAGGCGAGCCGTGCCAGCAACGAAGGAGACGGAGGCATGCAaccagaaaacattttattttattgtctttaataaaaataaaatacatttcaagaTTCTGTTGGGTTTGTTTCGGAGATGAATTAGACAGTACTAGAAAGCATGAAACAGGCCATAAAGCCACAGATCAGGAGCAGAAAAGGGAGACTCAACAGCACAGATCAGGCTTTCACTGCTGGAAGAGTCGGTGActtgactacatttttttttttttgtaactgtggtttttctcccctccctctcaggAGAGGAGGTAAGAGTGCCGCCTTGCCCTTTCTCGCACttctggagggaaaaaaaaaaaggctatgaACCTCTAACCCTTAGGCCAATGGACCTTGCTGGCCTAAAGCCTCAACAGGAAAGAAATGGAGGTTGTCCAAAAGAGACGGGGACGCAGTCTGAGCACTGAgttttgccctctccccccgatTAGGATAGGCGTGGCACCTATTTGTGCTCCAATAACCTGCTTTCCAGATCTGAGCAATGTGAAGTCCTCTGCAGCTGAACTGTACTAAAATACATGGTCTGTGGTCCTCCTTCACATTGGTGTTTCTGTATCTCTTTTAGAATAACCCATCACATATAACTGGATATTTGGGGAGCTTAACCACCTTCCAGAAAGCATTCCTAAACTGCACTTCTTTGCTCCAAAAAAAACCTAGAGAATGCCATTTTGAAACTAGGATGCAAAAGACCTTATCCGATACGATTTTATCATAGGTGTCAACTGTTTTGGTCTTTTCCCAAATTGTCATTTAACAGTATTTGACAAGAGACAAAAAATCCTGACTGTAACAGTCAAACCCCCAACCATGTTcagaatgcattaaaaaaaaaattaagaatcaATCACACAACCCCAGTCGGAGGGGGCAGAAACAGAATACGCAGCGCTTGCCCACCTGACAGCGTCCGCTGATGAAGGTGGAGGACTAACCTATGAGATCTGCCGCTTGTGAAAGGGGTGCAAGCTGAGGCCTTTTAAAGAGACGTTGTGTCCTACGAGGGATCTGGAAAGCTCAGGAATCGCAGCGGTTGCCTCACGGTCACATGGCGGACGCTGAACTCGAAAGCTCTAATAAACTGCTTGGTCTGTAAGGTTCCACTCCATTCCTGTCGTGTCAGTCACACATGGCGTGTTCAGGTTTTGTCCCGGACTGGCAGGGGCACTAAAAGCCTGTTCCGTCGCTGTGTCGAAGGGCCTGTCCACCGTTTGGAAGAGACTGGGGCTCATCTCCTCATGAGAGACAAAGCCGTAGCGAATTCACAGTCAGGGCTAAGAGAGGAATCTGCTACGGACCAGTGGCGTCATCATGCTCATGTGTTTTAGTGTCTTAAGAAGTTATGAGCAAGGATAACTTTTAAAAgcaaagaataataaaaataatttgattacagaaaaaaaacaaacaatcaataAAGAATAAGTTACAAATATTTGATTGCTAATATTCCTCCACACTCCACTATGTCACTTAAAATGATCCTCACCTGCGTCACTTTATCACTTTACTGGCTTTTGGAGCTAGATCAGTTGCTGATTGCTGTCTGGGAAAGCTGATGGCCTAATGTTTCGTGCCCGACATCTGCACACAGGAGCCTAGGAACCATACCCTGCGCTGGCTCCTGCTCGTTGGCCTGAGAGAGCTACCAGAGACTGAGAGGAGCAAGAGTAATGACCCTAGTGACAAGGCAGAGCCTGGGACGTCACAATGTCACGATGCTTTCCACAGCAGCGAAAGGGACTTTTGTAAACACTTACTGTCACATCAAGGTGTCCCTTTCCTTTCTAAGCAGGCCTTTCGGAGAATGGTCAAAGGACGGAGAGTAGGTAACCAGGTTGTCACTTCATTTTCTCAATATTGGCAGCAGGACCTCCTCAGCATTATCATGAGCTGCCAGGGGAATGCGCACACTGGGAACAGCAGGCACCATGGCATTCAGGGTGACCTTCACGCCACGGGCAAGAGCAGGGAGACGTGATCACACTATCCAAATTGCCGGAGTCAGGTAAAAACCTTTAAGTCTATTCAAAAGGCATCAGATGCAGGGAAGGCTCGGCAGTCTGCACTGTGTCACTCACAGCCTCTGGTCATACAGTTTTCCTTTGATTTCATTCCCTCTCGCTCCCGTCCCCTGCATGTTAAAACAGTTTCTCTGTTTACATTTTGGTTCTGGCACTACAGAGATATGGCATCGACCAGGCTGAAAGTAGCCATAAAACAGCTAAATGCCACAAAATGCAGATCTCAGCTAAGCCACTTTAGTAAAGGCTATGGGAATAATATTCAGTGGCTGGCTGgcttgcaaagttagctggatatacttatctgactaactttgatgggatattcagtggaacagcCGTACTGCTGAACCTATCCGACTAtcagtttatccggctaactttaggactactctcaGCATGaccggagttagctggataagtcagccagataactctgaatattggagttaaccggacgatttatccggctaacttaactctgccccAGAATACCCCTATGTGCCCCAGCTAAGTTTTAGCCAGAGAAATGGAGGAAATAGTCCAAATTCAGCATTTAGCCTGATAATTCACAGGTTATCCGACTAAAAGCTGCTGAATAACGACCTCTTAGAActcgattttaaaagggttaaggtGCCTAATTTTGGGTGATTGGCCCTttggaaaatgtactagggctaaGACCCTAAATTTACGATTCCAGTTTAAGAGCTTGAAAAGTGAGTGACCACAGGGGCAGAGCTAGAGTGGGGAGCCAAAGGTTAgagtttagcactgattttcagcaccaggCACCTAACTCAGGAGCCTAAATCAAGGCAGATGAACAGCAGGCCTACATTTAGGCCTGCAAGGTTTAGGCTTCTAAATGTAAGAGAACgttcagctgaaaacttaaagACTGCTAAGTTCGGCTGAAAATAAGCTCCTTAGGTACCTAAGTCAGGGGCTCCAATATCGTTAAAGACGGGCCTCTTCCCATTTTTACTTAACATAGGCTTAACTTGCTGGTTTGTGGTAACTTGGGGAAAACGGCCGGGTCGCTGGCCTCGACGACCTgatccttcctctctctgtcccGCTATAAAATGCTCTGATTTCCGCAGGCGGGTCCCTCTGCTGCCCACTGGAGGCATGGCTACCACGCAATCCCAGCTACAGAAGCACCCTTTAGGCCATGTCATTAAAGTGTGGGCGAGACCCTCTTCTCACCTGCACGATAGAGAAAAGACTTCTGATTGGCTGACGCTGTTCATCACAACCTGCACCGGCACCTGCGGCAGCTCTCCCGTCTTTCttgaccctcccctcccctcccccccccccaaccttccactCTTGCTGTTCCGGCTGCATCTTTTCCCTCCAccccttgtttgtttgtttttttttttttggggggggggggggggcgccttaGTCCATGCTAGTCCTTTACAGGGGCCAAGGCCaactctctctcccactctgccTCGATCAACCGGTACAGCTCCATCGTGGCTCTGGCATCTTCCACGGATGAGTGCCCTTTTTTCCCAACCTGTAAGTGTGCgggtggtggagggggagggagtagaaacaaaaaaaaagaagaagaaaataagatgtTTAAATTAGGAAACAGCCTTCGGACCCCCTGTGAAACTAATATGTGCCTTTGGGATCAGGTCTGCTCTGTGACTTAAACAGATCACGGCCCTCGGAGAAAGTGCATGGCATACAGTCGGACCTCAGGCCACTCGGTTCACCACCTTCCTCTTCCACTCAGGGTGGCCATGAATAGTTTGGGGGCAGGGAGGGCTCATTCGCTATCATCACATGATGAACTCATGGCACTGGATACGGTACTTGAGGATTTTGAAGCAAAGTCATCAAATTGTCTGTatattggttcttttctgcctcttcctggtctaacccccccccctcccccgggtcTCCTTTCCTATCCAAATCTACACGCAGGGCCCTGATTTGCTTTGACTGGCAGCAATAGGAGCCAATATTGCTTCTAGAATGAGAACAgaataaggaagaaaaagagagggggaGCTGGTATCGTTCAGCTGAGAACCGATTAAAGCAACCCCTTCACAGAAACAgacaagctttttttttgttgttgtttggatCCTCCCTGCTCCTTTGTATTCGGATTTCCTCCAGCTccttcagtcagaaccagggctggaaccTGGCCCCAGGAGCCTTCCTTTGCAACTTACCcgaggctccttccagaaccctgcaagcacgggccctgaatctggccccCAGGGGTCGCGAGGATTGtgaccccccccttcccccggggGCTTTGAATGCAGCCTCCGTGGCATCCCTAGCCCCGGCCGGCCCAGGGAGCGGAAGACCTGCCCCGTGGATCAAACAGGGAACATTCTGCATGGCAGGACACTGTGCTTACCACCAGAGCTATCAGGCCAGTAAAAAAAGAGATGCAGGGCCGGCCCCATCTGCTCTCTGCCCAAACTGATTCCCAGTGCAGTGATCTTTGGCTTCCCCACTacgcttatcccaggctttcttgaagtctcttactgtttttgcctccgggatattggggaggggggggggggggggcaggtaagGGCACTGTTCGGTGCATCTTTTATCCTTTCCATAAAGGAAAGATACTGCTGCTTTTACCAGCAATCTGAGGATATAACTAATCTGTAAATCAGATGCCAGCTACACATATGCTGTTACACAGAGATTTTTTAACACGAGGAACATGTTAAGGTGAACTGCTGCTCTCatagtgttttgtgtgtgtgtatatccaCAGATTTCAAGTGAGACTCTGCTCCACGGTACCTGGATTTCTCGGTTAAGCAGTTGCTTGGTGAGGCGCTTGAGCGAAACGACTTCCTTCTCAGGAAAGCCGGCCTTCCTGTTCAACAGCGGCATCTGGGAAGTGTCGCGGGTCAGTGACTTTGGGTGGACATAGCACAGGGCCTTGAAGTCATTGTGGATGGCGTGACCGATGACCACCTTCCCCGCCAGGATCTTCAGGATCTGAAAGAGGAAGGGGAGCCTCCCACAATTACACAGTAGTCTAAACAGTTAATGGCACATAAAATATACGGCAACACTACCTAAGCGAGACCTCATGATGCTAAGAAACAGAAACTAAGTTTATAAAGTGAAatgaataaaattagaaaaacaaagGCACCTAAAACAAATCGTTGCCTACAAAAACGAAGAGCTTACAAATTTTGCTCTCCCTGCCTCCAGACTCACCTCTTTCTGGGCCACCTTGAATGGCATTGCGTTCTTCATATGATGCTTCCTGATCCCGCTCCACCTCGTTCGGTAGTCCGTGATCGGGTTCGGGGGCTTAACGTACTTGTCATACACCACGTCGCCTTCATGGCTCACTATACTGCACCGGGCCAGCTCACTGTGGCGGGCCCCAGGTCCCGTCCCTACCATCTCACAGTCGATCGCCACCATtttgtaggggcaggcagcaaaaagCCCGCTTTGATATTCGCTGAGTGGGCTTACTTTGTGCGTATTGGTAAAGGGGTGGGAGTGGTCTCTGCTGCTGGAATGATTGTCATAAGACAAACTTGGTTTTGCTGACCCCTGCCTCATTTTAGTCCCTCCTGGCGCAGGCCATGTCAGCCGGGAATCACATGGATGCCTCGGCCCTTCCAAACTATGCCTGCTGTTTGATGTTGGGAATGATTTTGGCTGCTGGACGTGGAGTGAGGTTTCTTTGCTGCCAAAGGAGTTGGCATCCTTTCCTAGGCTACTTTTGTCCAAGCTGTGAACCGAAGACTCTAAGTTGGGTGTACTATTGTTCCTCTCCCAAGTGGTGAAGCTTCTGTGATGGTTAGCATAAGTATTCTCTGGTTTAAAAGGCCGATACTGGTGGCTCTGGTGTGGGAGCTGTTTCTGCTTCaggaaacctttcctttccaaaaaCTTCCGCTGCTTAAGAAAGCGTCTGTGTTTCTGGTTGGGGTGGCTGGTCTTCCACTGAGGCTGGCTGGCACTCACGTCCAAGTTTAAAATTAAGTCCGACATGATCAGTCAGACAGTCAGCTCTTGCAAAAGAATTGAAGAATGATTG
Protein-coding regions in this window:
- the ISG20L2 gene encoding interferon-stimulated 20 kDa exonuclease-like 2 yields the protein MSDLILNLDVSASQPQWKTSHPNQKHRRFLKQRKFLERKGFLKQKQLPHQSHQYRPFKPENTYANHHRSFTTWERNNSTPNLESSVHSLDKSSLGKDANSFGSKETSLHVQQPKSFPTSNSRHSLEGPRHPCDSRLTWPAPGGTKMRQGSAKPSLSYDNHSSSRDHSHPFTNTHKVSPLSEYQSGLFAACPYKMVAIDCEMVGTGPGARHSELARCSIVSHEGDVVYDKYVKPPNPITDYRTRWSGIRKHHMKNAMPFKVAQKEILKILAGKVVIGHAIHNDFKALCYVHPKSLTRDTSQMPLLNRKAGFPEKEVVSLKRLTKQLLNREIQVGKKGHSSVEDARATMELYRLIEAEWERELALAPVKD